From a region of the Streptomyces sp. B21-083 genome:
- a CDS encoding solute symporter family protein, giving the protein MTGNHQMLALVLFSAFVAVTLAITTWVSRHRQGSAEEFYAGGRLFSPMENGFAIAGDYMSAASFLGISGLIALFGYDGLLYSVGFLVAWLVVLFLVAELVRNCGRFTLADVVAARMRERPVRIAAGTSSVTVSVLYLVAQMVGAGSLVALLLGGSSEAAQSWTVIAVGALMVIYVSLGGMRATTWIQIVKAVLLMGGTIALTVLVLVRFHGDFDQLLRTAAERSGHGDAFLAPGLRYGGDWTSRLDFISLGLALVLGTAGLPHILSRFYTVPTARAARRSVVWSIGLIGGFYLMTIVLGFGAAAIVGPQAVRGSNAAGNTAVPLLALDLGGGADSTGGTVLFAIVAAIAFATILAVVAGITLASSAAVAHDLYASLRRPRAKPRSEVAVARTAAVGIGVVAIALGLLARDLNVAFLVGLAFAVAASANLPVLLYSLFWGGFTTRGAVWSVYGGLIPSLVLVLLSPVVSGSPESLFPGVDFQYFPLQNPGLVSIPLGFLAGWLGTVTSAEDPDKAKHAETEVRSLTGAGAV; this is encoded by the coding sequence GTGACCGGCAACCATCAGATGCTGGCGCTGGTGCTGTTCAGCGCGTTCGTGGCCGTCACGCTGGCCATCACCACATGGGTGAGCCGGCACCGGCAGGGCTCGGCGGAGGAGTTCTACGCGGGCGGCCGGCTCTTCTCACCGATGGAGAATGGTTTTGCCATCGCGGGCGACTACATGTCGGCCGCGTCCTTCCTCGGGATCTCCGGCCTCATCGCGCTCTTCGGCTACGACGGGCTGCTGTACTCGGTGGGCTTTCTGGTGGCCTGGCTCGTCGTGCTTTTCCTGGTGGCCGAACTGGTGCGCAACTGCGGGCGGTTCACGCTGGCGGATGTCGTCGCGGCCCGGATGCGCGAGCGGCCGGTGCGGATCGCTGCGGGAACTTCGTCGGTCACCGTGTCCGTTCTGTATTTGGTGGCGCAAATGGTCGGGGCGGGCAGCCTGGTCGCGCTGCTGCTGGGTGGTTCGAGCGAGGCGGCGCAGTCCTGGACGGTGATCGCCGTCGGCGCGCTCATGGTGATCTATGTGTCATTGGGAGGGATGCGAGCCACTACCTGGATCCAGATCGTCAAAGCGGTCCTGCTGATGGGCGGGACGATCGCGCTGACCGTGCTGGTGCTGGTGCGCTTCCACGGCGACTTCGACCAGTTGCTGCGCACCGCGGCCGAGCGCAGCGGTCATGGCGACGCGTTTCTCGCTCCCGGGCTGAGGTACGGCGGTGACTGGACCTCGCGTCTCGACTTCATCAGCCTGGGGCTGGCCCTCGTACTGGGCACGGCCGGGCTGCCCCACATCCTCTCCCGCTTCTACACCGTGCCGACCGCTCGGGCCGCGCGCCGGTCGGTCGTCTGGTCGATCGGGCTCATCGGCGGCTTCTATCTGATGACGATCGTCCTCGGCTTCGGCGCGGCAGCGATCGTCGGTCCGCAGGCGGTCCGCGGCTCGAACGCGGCCGGGAACACGGCGGTCCCGCTCCTGGCCCTCGATCTGGGCGGCGGCGCGGACTCCACAGGCGGAACGGTTCTGTTCGCGATCGTCGCCGCCATCGCCTTCGCAACCATTCTCGCGGTGGTCGCAGGCATCACGCTCGCGTCCTCGGCGGCCGTGGCCCACGACCTCTACGCGTCACTGCGTCGCCCGCGTGCCAAGCCGCGCAGCGAGGTGGCTGTGGCACGGACCGCCGCGGTCGGTATCGGCGTGGTCGCGATCGCCCTCGGCCTGCTGGCCCGCGACCTGAATGTCGCGTTCCTGGTGGGCCTCGCCTTCGCTGTCGCTGCGTCCGCGAATCTGCCGGTGCTGCTCTATTCGCTGTTCTGGGGCGGCTTCACGACCCGGGGTGCGGTGTGGTCGGTGTATGGGGGGCTGATTCCGTCGCTGGTCCTCGTGCTGCTGTCGCCCGTGGTGTCGGGCAGCCCCGAATCGCTGTTTCCGGGAGTGGACTTCCAGTACTTCCCGCTGCAGAACCCGGGGCTCGTCTCGATCCCGCTGGGATTCCTCGCCGGCTGGCTCGGCACGGTCACCTCCGCGGAGGACCCGGACAAGGCCAAGCACGCGGAGACCGAGGTGCGGTCGCTCACGGGGGCGGGGGCCGTTTAG
- a CDS encoding DUF485 domain-containing protein, whose product MGGDTRFDDPWYDALASGWGELDGTGAPAPVVPPTRREQESPGGGAADVYLEVQRSAAFQEVRRRYRRFVIPGVVVFLAWYVGYVVTATTAPGFMARPVVGAVNVAMLAGLGQFLTTFLFTWAYARHARLRRDRAALDLRWDTQELTRGLRGGGS is encoded by the coding sequence ATGGGCGGGGACACACGGTTCGACGACCCCTGGTACGACGCGCTGGCCTCCGGCTGGGGCGAGTTGGACGGCACGGGTGCGCCCGCCCCCGTCGTTCCGCCCACGCGCCGGGAGCAGGAGAGCCCGGGCGGTGGCGCGGCCGACGTCTATCTGGAGGTGCAGCGCAGTGCGGCCTTCCAGGAGGTACGCAGGCGGTACCGGAGGTTTGTGATCCCCGGCGTCGTTGTCTTCCTCGCCTGGTACGTGGGGTATGTGGTGACCGCGACCACGGCGCCCGGGTTCATGGCCCGGCCAGTGGTGGGCGCGGTGAACGTGGCGATGCTGGCGGGACTCGGACAGTTCCTCACGACGTTCCTCTTCACCTGGGCCTATGCGAGGCACGCGCGGCTGCGCAGGGACCGGGCCGCGCTCGACCTGCGCTGGGACACCCAGGAACTGACGCGTGGCCTTCGAGGTGGTGGATCGTGA
- a CDS encoding response regulator transcription factor: MTDVAGRRIARVVVADDQTVVREGIVMLLGLLPGIEVVGAAGDGDEAVQLVGELAPDVVLMDLRMPRCDGVEATRRIRTEYPGTQVVVLTTFADDESLFRALRAGARGYLTKDADGDEIVRAVHSVLSGEAGLAPSIQRRLLERLTEPEKEPAAPAEPPDGLTTREAEVLVLIAEGLSNQEIAHQLHVSTATVKTHINNLFAKTGIKDRAQAVRYAYGKGLVRPPTR; this comes from the coding sequence GTGACGGACGTGGCCGGCCGGAGAATCGCGCGGGTCGTGGTCGCGGACGACCAGACGGTCGTACGGGAAGGCATCGTGATGCTGCTCGGCCTGCTGCCCGGGATCGAGGTCGTCGGAGCGGCCGGGGACGGGGACGAGGCCGTGCAGCTGGTCGGTGAACTCGCGCCGGACGTGGTGCTGATGGACCTGCGCATGCCGCGTTGTGACGGTGTCGAGGCGACCCGGCGGATCAGGACGGAGTACCCCGGGACGCAGGTCGTCGTACTCACGACCTTCGCGGACGACGAGTCGCTGTTCCGCGCGTTACGGGCAGGGGCGCGCGGCTATCTCACCAAGGACGCGGACGGCGACGAGATCGTCAGAGCGGTGCACAGTGTGCTGTCCGGGGAGGCGGGGCTGGCACCGAGCATCCAGCGGCGGCTTCTGGAGCGGCTGACGGAACCGGAGAAGGAGCCGGCCGCGCCCGCCGAGCCGCCCGACGGGCTCACCACGAGGGAGGCCGAGGTGCTGGTGCTGATCGCGGAGGGACTCAGCAACCAGGAGATCGCGCACCAGTTGCACGTCTCCACGGCGACTGTGAAGACCCACATCAACAACCTCTTCGCCAAGACGGGAATCAAGGATCGTGCGCAGGCGGTGCGTTACGCCTACGGCAAGGGATTGGTGCGGCCTCCCACGCGGTGA
- a CDS encoding sensor histidine kinase, giving the protein MTKNDWLRWPSREALGREGISHNRRRLAWATRMLVLGMLLWGAVSSNPLRGWGAALAVVGVGVAALLARALYRTTFEHRLWPSLALLLLLQGLAVAGQAAGFRVPALVLWCGCAITALERMPLSAALPTSVVALGSYAVVNDDPLLTTAVTSIGLALLGYVLRLDAEARGNTQLLLTQERAARAAEAESAALAERARIAREIHDVLAHSLSAQLVHLEAARLLIERGADRDRILERVVAARGMARDGLAETRQALSALRGEMSPLEDYLSELIRATDDVDITITGERRPLQAEASQAVRRVAQEALTNVRKHAPGATVQVRLEYSEHQVTLDVRDTGGSPGELTGVGGGYGLLGMRERAELLGGSLEAGPDEKGFAVTLRVPT; this is encoded by the coding sequence GTGACGAAGAACGACTGGTTGCGCTGGCCCTCCCGGGAAGCGCTCGGCCGCGAGGGAATCTCACACAACCGCCGTCGGCTCGCCTGGGCCACGCGGATGCTGGTCCTCGGCATGCTGCTGTGGGGAGCCGTGAGCAGCAATCCGCTCCGGGGCTGGGGCGCGGCGCTGGCCGTCGTGGGAGTCGGCGTCGCCGCGCTGCTCGCCCGGGCGCTCTACCGGACCACGTTCGAGCACCGGCTGTGGCCCTCTCTGGCGCTTCTGCTGCTGCTTCAAGGCCTCGCGGTCGCGGGGCAGGCCGCGGGCTTCCGGGTGCCGGCGCTCGTCCTGTGGTGCGGATGCGCGATCACGGCCCTGGAAAGAATGCCTCTGTCAGCCGCCCTGCCCACGAGCGTGGTGGCCCTCGGTTCGTACGCGGTGGTCAATGACGACCCCTTGCTCACCACGGCCGTCACCAGCATCGGTCTCGCACTTCTGGGATACGTCCTGCGACTCGACGCCGAAGCACGCGGAAACACCCAGTTGCTCCTCACCCAGGAGCGGGCCGCCCGCGCGGCGGAAGCGGAGTCGGCGGCGCTCGCCGAGCGCGCCCGGATAGCGCGGGAGATCCACGACGTACTGGCGCACAGCCTCTCGGCGCAACTGGTGCACCTGGAAGCGGCCCGCCTGCTGATCGAGCGGGGCGCCGACCGCGACCGGATCCTCGAACGGGTGGTGGCGGCACGGGGGATGGCTCGCGACGGTCTGGCCGAGACGAGACAGGCACTGTCCGCGCTGCGGGGCGAGATGTCCCCGCTGGAGGACTACCTGAGTGAGCTCATCCGGGCGACAGACGATGTGGACATCACCATTACGGGTGAGCGCAGACCGCTGCAGGCAGAGGCGTCGCAGGCCGTGCGCCGGGTGGCCCAGGAGGCGCTGACGAATGTCCGCAAGCACGCTCCGGGCGCCACGGTCCAGGTGCGGTTGGAGTACAGCGAGCACCAAGTGACGCTGGACGTGAGGGACACGGGTGGTTCGCCGGGCGAACTCACCGGCGTGGGTGGCGGGTACGGTCTGCTGGGTATGCGGGAGCGAGCCGAGTTGCTGGGGGGTTCGCTGGAGGCCGGACCGGACGAGAAGGGGTTCGCGGTGACACTGAGGGTGCCGACGTGA
- a CDS encoding DUF1453 domain-containing protein: MSGLVDALLIVAVVALVVVRQFRTRRIDTDPRWWVVPVILAVVALREPGLVDIHHRTESITLLAVELLIGLVTGAGWAWTTRVWAEPDGEVWSRSTRASVAVWVIGIGLRAGLFALGAALGVHQDTSALLLALAATLLLRAGILHRRVRSLHLTSPHAEPPHPASTPSAHGRTTAYGDGVRSRKERV, encoded by the coding sequence ATGTCCGGGCTCGTTGACGCCTTGCTGATCGTCGCCGTCGTCGCCCTGGTGGTCGTACGACAGTTCCGCACCCGCCGGATAGACACTGACCCGCGCTGGTGGGTCGTGCCCGTGATCCTGGCCGTCGTCGCGCTGCGCGAGCCCGGTCTTGTCGACATCCACCACCGCACGGAGTCGATCACCCTGCTCGCGGTGGAACTGCTCATCGGCCTCGTGACCGGAGCCGGCTGGGCCTGGACCACCCGCGTCTGGGCGGAGCCGGACGGTGAGGTGTGGAGCCGGAGCACCAGGGCGAGCGTCGCCGTGTGGGTGATCGGGATCGGCCTTCGCGCAGGCCTCTTCGCCCTGGGCGCGGCACTCGGCGTCCACCAGGACACCTCGGCCCTGCTCCTCGCGCTCGCGGCGACCCTCCTGCTCCGCGCCGGAATCCTGCACCGGCGAGTCCGGTCCCTGCACCTGACCTCTCCGCACGCGGAGCCACCGCATCCGGCGTCCACACCCTCGGCGCACGGGCGGACCACGGCTTACGGTGACGGCGTGCGGTCGCGGAAGGAGCGCGTGTGA
- a CDS encoding DNA gyrase/topoisomerase IV subunit B, which produces MTADTSVPSTALLAGADRDGSNYTARHLLVLEGLEAVRKRPGMYIGSTDSRGLMHCLWEIIDNSVDEALGGYCDHIDVVLHDDGSVEVRDNGRGIPVDVEPKTGLSGVEVVMTKLHAGGKFGGGSYAASGGLHGVGASVVNALSARLDVEVDRGGNTHAISFRRGVPGSFAAIGPDATFETGGLRKTKRVPKTRTGTRVRYWADRQIFLKDAKLSLENLHQRARQTAFLVPGLTIVVRDEVGLGEGGSKGEESFRFDGGISEFCEYLATDKPVCDVLRFSGQGTFKETVPVLDDHGQMTPTEVTRELGVDVALRWGTGYDATLKSFVNIIATPKGGTHMAGFEQAISKTMNEVLRAKKLLRVAEDDIVKDDALEGLTAVVTVRLAEPQFEGQTKEVLGTSAARRIVTSVVSKELKDFLTSTKRDAAAQARVVMEKAVAAARTRIAARQHKDAQRRKTALESSSLPAKLADCRSDDVERSELFIVEGDSALGTAKLARNSEFQALLPIRGKILNVQKSSVTDMLKNTECGAIIQVIGAGSGRTFDIDAARYGKIIMMTDADVDGSHIRTLLLTLFHRYMRPMVEAGRVFAAVPPLHRIELVQPKKGQDKYVYTYSDRELREKLLEFQSKGVRYKDSIQRYKGLGEMDADQLAETTMDPRHRTLRRINLSDLDSAEQVFDLLMGNDVAPRKEFISSSAATLDRSRIDA; this is translated from the coding sequence GTGACCGCCGATACGTCCGTGCCGTCCACAGCGCTGCTGGCAGGAGCAGACCGGGACGGTTCCAACTACACCGCGCGGCACCTGCTCGTCCTCGAGGGGCTCGAGGCCGTACGCAAGCGCCCAGGTATGTACATCGGGTCGACCGACAGTCGTGGCCTGATGCACTGCCTCTGGGAGATCATCGACAACTCCGTGGACGAGGCCCTCGGGGGCTACTGCGACCACATCGACGTCGTCCTGCACGACGACGGCTCCGTCGAGGTGCGGGACAACGGCCGCGGCATCCCCGTGGATGTCGAGCCCAAAACCGGCCTCTCCGGGGTCGAGGTCGTCATGACGAAGCTGCACGCCGGCGGCAAGTTCGGCGGCGGTTCCTATGCCGCTTCCGGCGGGCTGCACGGTGTGGGCGCGTCCGTGGTGAACGCGCTCTCGGCGCGCCTGGACGTCGAGGTCGACCGCGGGGGGAACACCCACGCGATCAGCTTCCGGCGCGGGGTGCCCGGATCCTTCGCCGCCATCGGCCCTGACGCCACGTTCGAGACGGGTGGCCTGCGCAAGACCAAGCGGGTCCCCAAGACCCGCACCGGCACGCGTGTGCGGTACTGGGCGGACCGCCAGATCTTCCTCAAGGACGCCAAGCTCTCCCTGGAGAACCTCCACCAGCGCGCTCGGCAGACCGCCTTCCTGGTCCCGGGCCTCACCATCGTCGTCCGTGACGAGGTCGGGCTCGGTGAGGGTGGCAGCAAGGGTGAGGAGTCCTTCCGCTTCGACGGTGGCATCAGCGAGTTCTGCGAGTACCTGGCCACTGACAAGCCGGTCTGCGACGTCCTCCGCTTTTCCGGACAGGGCACCTTCAAGGAGACGGTCCCGGTCCTCGACGACCACGGCCAGATGACACCCACCGAGGTCACCCGCGAGCTGGGTGTCGACGTGGCGCTTCGCTGGGGAACGGGCTACGACGCGACCCTCAAGTCGTTCGTGAACATCATCGCCACGCCCAAGGGCGGCACCCATATGGCGGGGTTCGAACAGGCGATCTCGAAGACGATGAACGAGGTGCTGCGCGCCAAGAAGCTGCTGCGCGTGGCCGAGGACGACATCGTCAAGGACGACGCCTTGGAGGGCCTCACCGCGGTCGTCACCGTGCGTCTCGCCGAACCGCAGTTCGAGGGCCAGACCAAGGAGGTGCTCGGCACTTCAGCGGCTCGCCGCATCGTGACGAGTGTGGTGTCCAAGGAGCTCAAGGACTTCCTGACCTCCACCAAACGGGACGCCGCGGCGCAGGCCCGCGTCGTCATGGAGAAGGCCGTGGCGGCTGCGCGTACGCGCATCGCGGCCCGTCAGCACAAGGACGCGCAGCGCCGTAAGACGGCCCTGGAGTCGTCCTCGCTGCCCGCCAAGCTCGCCGACTGCCGCAGTGATGATGTCGAGCGCAGCGAACTCTTCATCGTGGAGGGCGACTCCGCACTCGGTACGGCCAAGCTCGCCCGGAACTCGGAGTTCCAGGCCCTGCTCCCGATCCGGGGGAAGATCCTCAACGTCCAGAAGTCGTCAGTGACCGACATGCTCAAGAACACCGAGTGCGGCGCGATCATCCAGGTCATAGGGGCCGGGTCAGGTCGTACGTTCGATATCGACGCGGCTCGCTACGGCAAGATCATCATGATGACCGACGCCGACGTCGACGGCTCCCACATCCGTACCCTGCTGCTGACGCTGTTCCACCGCTACATGCGGCCCATGGTCGAAGCGGGCCGGGTGTTCGCCGCGGTGCCGCCGCTGCACCGTATCGAGCTCGTCCAGCCGAAGAAGGGCCAGGACAAGTACGTCTACACGTACTCCGACCGTGAGCTGCGCGAGAAGCTGCTGGAGTTCCAGAGCAAGGGTGTCCGCTACAAGGACTCGATCCAGCGCTACAAGGGCCTCGGGGAAATGGATGCCGATCAGCTGGCCGAGACCACGATGGATCCGCGCCATCGCACACTGCGCCGGATCAATCTGTCCGACCTGGACTCCGCCGAACAGGTTTTCGACCTTCTGATGGGCAACGACGTAGCTCCTCGCAAGGAATTCATCTCCAGCTCGGCGGCGACGCTGGACAGGTCTCGAATCGACGCCTGA